The genomic stretch GAATAACCGACGGATTTGGCAAGAGCTACGGCTTGATCATAATCTGCACCAACGTCTGTAGGTACGTGAGCATCAGAAGAAAGAACGATAGGGATATCCTTTTCATAGCACATTTTTAGAAGCTCTGGATCAGGATAGAGCTCACCAACCGGCTTTCTTAATCCTGCTGTACTTATTTCAACACATGTTTTTGATTGAGATAAAGCGTTCGTGGCCCGATCATATTGTTCAAGTAGAAAGTCACGACTTTCAGGTTTATATTTAAAGATTTTTACTAAATCGAGATGGCCGACAATATCAAATAAATTGGATTCTGCTAGCGTAACGACTTGATCAAAGTATTTACGGTAGACGGTGTTAATATCTCTTTCGTCCCAGAGATGACGATATTCCGCTAAATCAATTCCAAAATCCTCTACCCAATGAATCGATCCGATCACGTAATCAAACTGATAACCAGAAATAAATTCTTTCATCTCTTGGTGTTTTCCGGGTGTGTAGTCCATCTCAATTGACATCTTAACGTCCATCCCCTTCTCTTCTGCTTGTTGGAAGAGGTGAACATAGTCGTCCATGTTATACCACCTGCGTTCATTGACCCATGGATTACTTAATATGTTCTGCGTTTCATAAAAATGATAAGCATGCTCA from Bacillus sp. Cs-700 encodes the following:
- a CDS encoding histidinol-phosphatase — its product is MYTDYHNHLEKGTLTLDYLSQFVEEAKRKNVSHFGISEHAYHFYETQNILSNPWVNERRWYNMDDYVHLFQQAEEKGMDVKMSIEMDYTPGKHQEMKEFISGYQFDYVIGSIHWVEDFGIDLAEYRHLWDERDINTVYRKYFDQVVTLAESNLFDIVGHLDLVKIFKYKPESRDFLLEQYDRATNALSQSKTCVEISTAGLRKPVGELYPDPELLKMCYEKDIPIVLSSDAHVPTDVGADYDQAVALAKSVGYSKLMTFKKGERKPINL